In the genome of Phycisphaerae bacterium, one region contains:
- a CDS encoding dockerin type I domain-containing protein — MNKRRSYLEVDTHRKSISQRAFIIGVIVFVFSDALQAECPPPWSDQFGFSIVSGGEVRAMAVFDEDGTGPLPPMLFAGGSFTNMGGVSASGIARWDGRKWSPVGGGISVTLFQAVYCLKVYDEDGEGPGRAKLVVGGGFLSAGGTNIKYLAQWDGESWAPLGNGPEGFVYALEIFDDDGDGPNKPALFVGGSFTVVDGEPTLRVAKYFAGNWESLGGGVGDTVRALATHDEDGDGPVPPRLFAGGSFHMAGSVPATKIARWDGTAWSAVGSGLTSWVYCLTVHDDDGVGPHRPELYAGGEFNSGSLSHIAKWNGTAWSGVGTGTSGRVNAMLSFDADGVGPDPATLYVTGSFSDAGGLNAWHVAEWDGLNWLSIGSPSRLREGFAWAEFKDPYCHSELRPYLGGSFTQDQYNFGPVARLNGPTWEPLRASMNEFVKSLITLDADGDGPAPPSLYAAGRFSLAGSEPGQVARWDGRCWEGMPGPFSTIWINAMAGFDEDGPGPAPTSLFVGDPTILARWDGNTWSTVDNTITGVTALCVFDDDANGPNREALYIACFSSSLRFAKWDGDSLTSVSHVSPEIDALCVFDEDGSGPLRPALFVGGDFSVYQEGPDEDGDGEPDLEYFRCFAKWDGTRWSALGAAPTGSSPHIRAMIVFDPDGIGPTVQRLIVAGQFTGIGGISAANIAQWDGLEWSPLGAGANGEVYALAVFDQDDDGPNPPVLYAGGQFSGAGGRAANRIAKWDGAAWTALGSGLDGLAYAVLPFDDDGDGPIPPALYVGGGFTTAGGLSSGRIARWDPQYEAPAWYEEPLDRSAPVGSRVLFTGSATSGQDLTYRWRKDGVPLSDDARIYGTNTPLLTIQSVSALDEGDYDLETNNECASVISQSAHLTVCENDPNGDVNDDGVIDGRDIRVFVQQAFAANPSSAGICAGDADRDGSLDAGDLSYFVSTLLAD, encoded by the coding sequence ATGAACAAGCGCCGATCATATTTGGAAGTCGATACCCATCGCAAATCAATATCACAACGCGCATTCATCATTGGCGTCATCGTATTTGTATTCTCCGACGCTCTTCAAGCTGAATGTCCTCCGCCGTGGTCGGATCAGTTTGGGTTTTCCATCGTGAGCGGCGGTGAAGTTCGCGCCATGGCCGTGTTTGATGAGGATGGAACCGGTCCTCTTCCCCCCATGCTGTTTGCTGGCGGGTCGTTCACGAACATGGGAGGCGTAAGCGCGAGCGGAATCGCACGATGGGATGGCAGAAAATGGTCACCTGTCGGCGGTGGAATCTCGGTGACACTCTTTCAAGCGGTCTATTGCCTTAAGGTATATGACGAAGACGGTGAGGGTCCGGGCCGCGCCAAACTCGTTGTCGGAGGAGGGTTCTTATCAGCCGGGGGCACGAATATCAAGTACCTCGCCCAATGGGACGGCGAGTCTTGGGCTCCCCTGGGGAACGGCCCAGAGGGCTTCGTCTATGCCCTCGAGATATTCGACGACGACGGCGACGGACCTAACAAACCGGCGCTGTTTGTTGGAGGATCGTTTACCGTGGTTGACGGCGAGCCCACTCTACGTGTCGCGAAATACTTCGCGGGCAACTGGGAGAGTCTGGGGGGCGGTGTCGGCGACACCGTGCGGGCCTTGGCGACGCATGATGAGGATGGCGATGGCCCCGTACCGCCCCGGCTTTTTGCAGGCGGTAGTTTTCACATGGCTGGCTCCGTTCCAGCGACAAAGATCGCCCGCTGGGACGGCACTGCTTGGTCGGCAGTCGGCAGCGGGTTAACCTCGTGGGTGTATTGCTTGACGGTCCACGACGACGATGGCGTGGGGCCGCATCGACCGGAACTTTATGCCGGCGGGGAGTTCAATTCCGGTTCATTGAGTCATATCGCCAAATGGAACGGCACCGCCTGGTCCGGAGTTGGAACGGGCACCAGCGGTCGTGTCAATGCGATGTTGTCATTTGACGCCGATGGAGTGGGTCCAGATCCGGCGACCCTCTATGTCACTGGATCATTCTCTGACGCAGGCGGGCTGAATGCATGGCACGTGGCTGAATGGGATGGACTGAATTGGTTATCGATTGGAAGTCCTTCCCGGCTCCGCGAGGGGTTTGCATGGGCGGAGTTTAAGGATCCCTACTGCCATTCCGAGCTGAGACCTTATTTGGGCGGGAGCTTCACCCAAGACCAATATAATTTCGGACCGGTCGCCCGATTGAATGGTCCGACCTGGGAGCCATTACGTGCCAGTATGAATGAATTCGTGAAATCGCTGATTACTCTGGATGCTGACGGGGACGGTCCCGCACCCCCGTCGCTCTACGCGGCTGGCCGCTTTTCTCTGGCCGGATCCGAGCCAGGGCAAGTTGCCCGCTGGGACGGACGCTGTTGGGAGGGCATGCCGGGACCGTTTAGCACGATTTGGATAAATGCCATGGCGGGATTTGACGAGGACGGTCCGGGGCCCGCGCCGACATCGCTCTTCGTCGGTGATCCGACAATCCTGGCAAGGTGGGATGGAAACACCTGGTCCACAGTGGATAATACGATAACGGGGGTTACCGCACTGTGCGTATTCGATGACGATGCGAATGGGCCGAACCGAGAGGCATTGTATATCGCCTGTTTTTCTTCGTCCTTGCGTTTTGCGAAATGGGATGGCGACTCGCTTACATCAGTGTCACATGTGTCGCCAGAGATTGACGCGCTATGCGTCTTCGATGAAGACGGATCCGGCCCCTTGCGGCCGGCCCTTTTTGTAGGAGGGGACTTCTCCGTTTATCAGGAAGGACCCGACGAAGACGGAGACGGCGAGCCAGATCTGGAGTATTTTCGATGCTTTGCAAAGTGGGATGGAACACGCTGGTCTGCACTTGGTGCCGCCCCAACCGGATCGTCGCCTCATATCCGGGCCATGATAGTTTTCGACCCTGATGGCATCGGACCCACCGTTCAGAGACTGATCGTTGCCGGTCAATTTACTGGCATAGGCGGTATTTCGGCTGCCAACATTGCCCAGTGGGATGGCCTTGAATGGTCACCCCTCGGAGCGGGCGCTAATGGGGAAGTGTATGCTCTTGCCGTCTTTGATCAGGATGATGATGGCCCGAACCCTCCCGTGCTCTATGCCGGGGGCCAATTCTCGGGTGCGGGCGGGCGGGCCGCGAACAGAATTGCAAAGTGGGATGGCGCCGCTTGGACTGCTCTTGGCTCAGGTTTAGACGGATTGGCGTACGCCGTATTGCCATTCGATGATGATGGTGACGGCCCGATTCCTCCTGCACTCTACGTGGGCGGTGGCTTCACGACCGCCGGTGGCCTATCCTCCGGCCGAATTGCCCGCTGGGACCCGCAGTACGAAGCACCGGCGTGGTATGAGGAACCGCTTGATCGAAGCGCTCCAGTCGGTAGCCGAGTCCTCTTTACGGGATCCGCCACGAGCGGTCAGGATCTGACGTATCGCTGGCGAAAGGACGGCGTCCCCCTTTCGGACGACGCACGCATCTATGGGACGAACACGCCGCTCCTGACTATTCAATCGGTCAGCGCGCTCGACGAAGGGGATTATGACCTAGAGACAAACAATGAATGCGCGTCGGTGATCAGCCAGTCGGCACACTTGACGGTGTGCGAAAACGACCCAAATGGGGACGTCAACGACGATGGAGTAATCGACGGCCGAGATATTCGAGTATTCGTCCAGCAAGCCTTCGCGGCCAACCCTTCATCCGCCGGAATTTGCGCGGGAGACGCCGATCGCGACGGAAGTCTCGATGCTGGCGACCTCTCGTATTTTGTAAGTACGCTGCTGGCCGACTAA
- the cysC gene encoding adenylyl-sulfate kinase yields the protein MTVIKATNIVWHEGHVSREGREKLLKQKGCTIWLTGLPSSGKSTIGFSLEHALIQQGRLAYVLDGDNIRHGLNKNLGFSAEDRAENIRRIGEVAKLFADAGVVTITSFVSPYRADRDIVRKLHDDAKVPFVEVFIDTPVDECEKRDPKGLYKKAKAGEIKNFTGISDPYEAPLKPEMVLKTAECKLEECVAKLAEYLETSGVLTP from the coding sequence ATGACTGTCATAAAGGCGACGAACATTGTCTGGCACGAAGGGCACGTATCGCGCGAGGGGCGCGAAAAGCTGCTCAAACAAAAGGGCTGCACCATCTGGTTGACGGGGCTGCCTTCGAGCGGCAAAAGCACGATCGGGTTTTCGCTGGAGCACGCGCTGATCCAGCAGGGGCGGCTGGCCTATGTCCTCGACGGGGACAACATCCGTCACGGCCTGAACAAGAACCTGGGCTTTTCGGCGGAAGATCGCGCGGAGAACATCCGCCGCATCGGCGAGGTCGCCAAGCTCTTCGCCGACGCGGGCGTCGTCACGATCACGTCGTTTGTGAGCCCCTATCGCGCCGACCGCGACATCGTGCGCAAGCTGCACGACGACGCGAAGGTCCCGTTCGTCGAGGTCTTCATCGACACGCCAGTCGATGAGTGCGAGAAGCGCGACCCCAAGGGGCTGTACAAGAAGGCCAAGGCCGGGGAGATCAAGAACTTCACGGGCATTTCCGACCCCTACGAAGCGCCGCTCAAGCCGGAAATGGTGCTGAAGACCGCCGAGTGCAAGCTGGAAGAGTGTGTGGCGAAGCTGGCGGAGTATCTTGAAACGAGCGGAGTTCTGACGCCGTAA
- the uvrA gene encoding excinuclease ABC subunit UvrA, which yields MEPTTIEIKGARAHNLRSVSLSLPRNKLIVFTGVSGSGKSSLAFDTLYAEGQRRYIESLSSYARQFMGQLEKPDCDMITGLSPSIAIEQKSTGWNPRSTVGTVTAIYDFLRVLYARIGTQHCTKCGRPISAQSREQIVAGILAAFVAQSRNRKGAPSGSRVLVLAPVARGQKGEFRDLFDDLMRAGYVRARVDGEIVELRQDLALVKNQRHDIEVVIDRLIVDPNVRSRLAEAVEGALRVGEGTLIISPDLSGEPRKRTAGEKVFSSKYACTNCSISFEPPTPQLFSFNSPQGMCLKCDGLGELMDFDPDLLIPDPSLPFYAPCVAPMRTKVGRWRRHIYDAVARTVGFDIRKPWKELPEKARAALLYGTGDRHITYEWRWSGGVWKHGGPFAGVIEELRDKYRKAKANFVREYYEKFMRRGDCPECRGARLNPAALGVRLPVDGRAPGPNICELCAMSIADAQTTLAKLKLTPVQQIVAEEVLKELRTRIDFLLKVGLEYLTLDRTAPTLSGGELQRIRLAGQIGAGLVGVLYVLDEPSIGLHARDNEKLLESLLALRDMGNTVIVVEHDEATMRAADHIVDFGPGPGVRGGEIVAAGDFADIMKSQASLTGQYLAGHKSIEIPKQRRPISRTNERNRNRK from the coding sequence ATGGAACCCACGACAATCGAAATCAAGGGGGCGCGGGCTCACAACCTGCGTTCGGTCTCGCTCTCGCTGCCGAGGAACAAGCTGATCGTCTTCACCGGCGTCTCCGGCAGCGGCAAGAGTTCGCTGGCCTTCGACACGCTCTACGCCGAGGGGCAGCGCCGCTACATCGAATCGCTCTCGTCTTACGCGCGGCAGTTCATGGGCCAGCTCGAAAAGCCCGATTGCGACATGATCACGGGGCTCTCCCCCTCCATCGCCATCGAGCAGAAATCGACCGGCTGGAACCCCCGCTCGACCGTCGGCACGGTCACGGCGATCTACGATTTTTTGCGCGTGCTCTACGCGCGGATTGGTACCCAGCATTGTACAAAGTGCGGCCGGCCGATCTCGGCGCAGTCCCGCGAGCAAATCGTCGCGGGTATCCTCGCCGCGTTCGTCGCTCAGAGCCGCAACCGTAAGGGAGCGCCGAGTGGCTCTCGAGTTTTGGTCCTCGCCCCCGTCGCGCGCGGGCAGAAAGGCGAGTTCCGCGACCTCTTCGACGATCTCATGCGCGCCGGATATGTGCGCGCCCGCGTGGACGGCGAAATCGTCGAACTCCGGCAGGACCTCGCCCTTGTCAAAAACCAGCGGCACGACATCGAGGTGGTGATCGATCGGCTCATCGTCGACCCCAATGTGCGTTCACGGCTGGCGGAAGCGGTCGAAGGCGCACTTCGCGTAGGCGAGGGCACACTGATCATCTCGCCGGACCTGAGCGGTGAGCCGAGGAAGCGAACCGCGGGCGAAAAAGTCTTCTCCTCGAAATACGCCTGCACGAATTGCTCGATCTCCTTCGAACCGCCGACGCCGCAGCTCTTCTCTTTCAACTCGCCCCAGGGCATGTGCCTGAAATGCGACGGTCTGGGCGAGTTGATGGACTTCGACCCCGACCTGCTCATCCCCGACCCGTCACTGCCGTTCTACGCGCCGTGCGTCGCACCGATGCGGACCAAGGTCGGTCGCTGGAGGCGGCACATCTATGACGCCGTGGCCCGCACCGTCGGCTTCGACATCCGCAAGCCATGGAAAGAACTCCCGGAAAAAGCGCGGGCGGCGCTCTTGTACGGCACCGGCGACCGCCACATCACGTACGAATGGCGCTGGTCCGGCGGCGTGTGGAAGCACGGGGGGCCGTTCGCGGGCGTCATCGAGGAATTGCGCGACAAATATCGCAAGGCGAAGGCGAACTTCGTCCGCGAGTATTACGAGAAGTTCATGCGCCGGGGCGATTGCCCAGAGTGCCGCGGTGCAAGATTGAACCCGGCGGCACTGGGCGTGCGCTTGCCGGTGGATGGCCGCGCGCCTGGCCCGAACATCTGCGAACTCTGCGCGATGTCCATCGCCGACGCCCAAACGACGCTGGCGAAATTGAAACTGACACCCGTTCAGCAGATCGTCGCCGAGGAAGTGCTGAAGGAACTGCGGACGCGAATCGATTTCCTTCTCAAGGTCGGCCTGGAATACCTGACGCTCGACCGCACCGCCCCCACGCTCTCCGGCGGCGAGTTGCAGCGCATCCGCCTCGCCGGCCAGATCGGCGCCGGCCTCGTGGGTGTCCTTTACGTTTTGGACGAGCCGTCCATTGGCCTGCACGCCCGCGACAACGAAAAGCTCCTGGAAAGCCTCCTGGCCCTCCGCGACATGGGCAACACCGTCATCGTCGTCGAGCACGACGAGGCGACCATGCGCGCCGCGGACCACATCGTCGACTTCGGCCCCGGCCCCGGCGTCCGCGGCGGGGAGATCGTCGCCGCAGGCGATTTCGCGGATATTATGAAGTCCCAAGCGTCACTCACTGGACAGTACCTTGCAGGCCACAAGTCCATTGAGATACCAAAGCAACGTCGGCCGATTTCGAGGACCAACGAGCGAAACCGGAATCGAAAATGA
- a CDS encoding PHB depolymerase family esterase, with the protein MRTQAQQFPRTARRILLQAVAASIGMLSAACNPPLPSPQLFDPADPAADVQPSTIHAGDYNGVLPFEDVDRTFILHVPPRHDGQTPLPLVIMLHGGFGSAVNAARDYHWPAKADAEGFYAIFPDGLGTVQTWHATHCCGFALRNNVNDVEFIRALVAGLRTILPIDSRMVFATGMSNGAMLAHRLGAEAADLFAAIAPVAGAIGGPVDANSPVVMPATPGGPVSVIIFHGTADMSVLYEGGPSQSPVADGRIDLAVDDAVQFWVSANQTAATPVTTTSGNVIQNHFARQGTFAEVVLYTIVDQGHAWPGSLQPFAGADPPSTEISATDTIWEFFRNHPKS; encoded by the coding sequence ATGCGAACGCAGGCTCAACAATTCCCACGTACAGCAAGAAGGATATTGCTTCAGGCAGTCGCTGCCTCAATCGGAATGCTGTCCGCCGCGTGCAATCCGCCGCTGCCCTCTCCCCAACTCTTCGATCCCGCGGACCCCGCGGCCGATGTGCAACCATCCACCATCCACGCGGGTGATTACAACGGTGTTCTACCCTTTGAGGACGTCGACCGAACCTTCATCCTGCATGTTCCCCCACGGCACGATGGGCAAACGCCCCTGCCCCTGGTCATCATGTTGCACGGCGGTTTCGGCAGTGCGGTCAATGCGGCCCGCGACTACCACTGGCCCGCCAAGGCCGACGCGGAAGGCTTCTACGCCATCTTTCCTGACGGCCTCGGGACCGTACAGACTTGGCACGCGACGCACTGCTGCGGATTTGCCCTGCGCAATAACGTGAACGACGTGGAATTCATCCGGGCATTGGTCGCCGGGCTCAGGACCATCCTCCCCATCGATTCGCGGATGGTCTTCGCAACGGGAATGTCCAATGGGGCCATGCTCGCCCACCGTCTCGGCGCGGAGGCCGCCGACCTCTTTGCGGCGATTGCGCCGGTCGCCGGCGCCATCGGCGGCCCGGTGGACGCCAATTCACCCGTCGTCATGCCCGCCACGCCCGGCGGGCCGGTCTCAGTCATCATCTTTCACGGCACCGCGGACATGAGCGTGCTGTACGAGGGCGGCCCGAGTCAATCGCCGGTCGCCGACGGGCGAATCGATCTGGCGGTGGACGACGCCGTGCAATTCTGGGTAAGCGCGAATCAAACAGCAGCAACCCCGGTCACGACGACCAGCGGCAATGTCATCCAAAATCACTTCGCCCGCCAAGGGACATTTGCGGAGGTCGTGCTCTACACCATTGTCGACCAGGGCCACGCCTGGCCGGGCAGTCTCCAGCCGTTTGCCGGCGCCGACCCGCCGAGCACGGAAATTTCCGCGACGGACACGATCTGGGAATTCTTCCGAAATCACCCCAAGTCCTGA
- the cysK gene encoding cysteine synthase A: MARLYKNIVETVGRTPLVRINRIIQSKAEVYGKLEFFNPLSSVKDRIGMSMIEAAESAGLINKNTEIIEPTSGNTGIALAFVCAAKGYKLTLTMPESMSLERRGLLKALGAKLVLTPATEGMPGAIRKAKELVEQTPGSFMPQQFDNPANPKIHRETTAVEIWEDTDGKADILISGIGTGGTITGVGEVIKAKKPSFKVIAVEPEESPVLTQTKEGQPLKPGKHMIQGIGAGFVPSILNTKVYDEIIRVNSTDAMAWGRRAAKEEGLLVGISSGAALCVANQVAQRPDSAGKMIIVIIPSSGERYLSSAMFAEG; this comes from the coding sequence ATGGCGCGCTTGTACAAAAACATCGTGGAGACCGTCGGTCGGACCCCGCTCGTCCGAATCAACCGCATCATCCAGTCCAAGGCGGAGGTCTATGGCAAGCTCGAGTTTTTCAACCCGCTGTCGAGCGTGAAGGATCGCATCGGCATGTCGATGATCGAGGCGGCCGAGTCGGCCGGGCTGATCAACAAGAATACGGAGATCATCGAGCCGACGAGCGGGAATACGGGGATCGCCCTGGCGTTCGTCTGCGCGGCCAAGGGATACAAGCTGACGCTGACCATGCCGGAGTCGATGAGCCTGGAGCGTCGCGGTCTGCTCAAGGCGCTGGGGGCGAAGCTGGTGCTGACGCCCGCGACGGAGGGGATGCCCGGGGCGATCCGCAAGGCGAAGGAACTCGTTGAGCAGACACCGGGGTCGTTCATGCCGCAGCAGTTCGACAACCCGGCGAATCCAAAGATCCATCGCGAGACGACGGCCGTGGAGATCTGGGAGGACACCGACGGCAAGGCGGATATCCTGATTTCCGGAATCGGCACCGGCGGGACGATCACCGGCGTTGGCGAGGTCATCAAGGCGAAGAAGCCGAGCTTCAAGGTCATCGCCGTCGAGCCGGAGGAATCGCCGGTGCTGACGCAGACGAAGGAAGGTCAACCGCTCAAACCCGGTAAGCACATGATTCAGGGCATCGGCGCGGGATTCGTACCGTCGATCCTGAACACGAAGGTCTACGACGAGATCATCCGCGTGAACTCGACCGACGCGATGGCCTGGGGCCGCCGCGCGGCGAAGGAGGAGGGGCTGCTCGTGGGCATTTCGTCCGGGGCGGCGCTGTGCGTCGCGAACCAAGTCGCCCAGCGGCCGGACAGCGCGGGGAAGATGATCATTGTGATTATTCCGTCGTCAGGCGAGCGGTATCTCAGCTCGGCGATGTTTGCGGAAGGATAA